One genomic segment of Ipomoea triloba cultivar NCNSP0323 chromosome 9, ASM357664v1 includes these proteins:
- the LOC116030510 gene encoding protein SAMBA, with protein MSSSNNSLTSSPARSSISTTAIVGANATAAASLAVDDYHFPADLISIQDRKDEALQVLKSDVMAALNKVAKSLDEDSWMFDGPRSRIHLISRPGSFLQKRIDIAKEQTLAPPK; from the exons ATGAGTAGCAGTAACAATTCACTGACGTCGTCGCCGGCGAGGTCTTCCATATCTACGACGGCTATTGTCGGTGCTAACGCCACTGCAGCGGCGTCTCTGGCTGTCGACGACTACCACTTCCCCGCCGATCTTATATCAATTCAAGATCGAAAGGACGAGGCTCTTCAAG TTCTCAAATCTGATGTGATGGCTGCACTCAATAAAGTGGCTAAATCCCTAGATGAAGATAGTTGGATGTTTGATGGGCCTCGGTCTCGTATTCACCTTATTTCAAGACCAG GTAGTTTTCTTCAGAAGCGGATAGATATAGCAAAAGAGCAGACTTTGGCACCACCAAAATGA
- the LOC116029134 gene encoding mitogen-activated protein kinase kinase 10, with protein MTLVRERRQKQPLSLSLPHISPADTSLYFLSSPGTGSLSEFEKLQVLGHGSGGVVYKVRHRQTREIYAVKILRRGESGMREVDVVRRVECEFVVKCHGINAEVGNDCFVPVGDVFLVMEYMGEGSVREVLEKIGGLSEGVIGYLARRVLKGLKYLHGMNIVHGDIKPSNLLINSEWEVKIADFGVSRVSDEEFESSSMGTCAYMSPERLDPGRWPEGSSAGFSGDVWAVGVVVMECFLGHFPLLDEGHKPDWASMVCAVSFGGDTMRPPENASPELQGFIIRCLVKDWSRRATVEELLDHPFVTKYCDVWKMN; from the coding sequence ATGACTCTGGTGAGGGAGAGAAGGCAGAAGCAGCCATTGAGCCTATCTTTACCTCATATCTCACCTGCTGATACTTcgttatattttttgagttctcCGGGCACTGGTAGCCTGTCGGAGTTTGAGAAGCTTCAGGTTCTCGGCCATGGCAGTGGGGGAGTGGTGTACAAAGTCCGGCACCGGCAAACCAGGGAGATTTACGCCGTGAAAATCCTCCGGCGTGGTGAGAGTGGGATGAGGGAGGTGGATGTAGTGAGAAGGGTGGAGTGTGAGTTTGTAGTGAAGTGTCATGGGATTAATGCAGAAGTGGGAAATGACTGTTTTGTCCCTGTTGGGGATGTGTTCTTGGTGATGGAGTACATGGGGGAAGGGTCAGTTCGGGaagtgttggaaaaaataggGGGGTTAAGTGAGGGTGTGATTGGTTACCTAGCAAGAAGGGTTTTGAAAGGGCTAAAGTATTTGCATGGGATGAATATAGTGCATGGGGATATTAAGCCATCAAATTTGCTGATAAACAGTGAATGGGAAGTGAAGATTGCAGATTTTGGGGTGAGCAGAGTTTCAGATGAAGAATTTGAATCATCAAGTATGGGGACTTGTGCATATATGAGCCCTGAACGCCTTGATCCGGGGAGGTGGCCGGAGGGCTCATCTGCAGGGTTTTCCGGCGATGTGTGGGCGGTGGGGGTGGTGGTGATGGAATGCTTTCTTGGGCACTTTCCATTGCTGGATGAAGGGCACAAACCAGATTGGGCATCAATGGTTTGTGCAGTGTCATTTGGAGGCGACACGATGAGGCCGCCGGAAAATGCTTCACCGGAGCTTCAGGGTTTCATCATCAGATGTTTGGTGAAGGATTGGAGTAGGAGAGCTACTGTGGAAGAGCTTCTGGATCATCCTTTTGTGACTAAATATTGTGATGTTTGGAagatgaattaa